Below is a genomic region from Fervidobacterium sp..
ATAAAATTGTACGAGATATTTTGTCTTTTAAAAATTAAATATGCAACCAAAAATGCTCCAGAATCTCCCATAAACAAATATTCCTTGAGATTAAGAATGAGTAAAAGAAAAAGAATAAACGACAGTGTAAAATCAGAATTTGCGACTGAGTAGATAATGGATATTCCAAGTAAAAGACCATTTATTCCATCTACTAAATTGAACGCATTTAAAATTACAACGAAAAAGAATATTGAAAATAGTTTGTCAATTAGTTGATTTCCAAAAAACAAATAAGTGTGATTTGTAAGAACAAATACCGTACCTGCCACGATTTGAAGTATCAATTTCGTATAGTAAGGTATCTCATATAGATCATCTACTAAACCAATTATGAAAATGAGGTAGAAGATGGGGTCTAAAAGGGTTTCGGTATTGTAAACTCCCACCTTTGAGGCTGTAAGTACTGTGAGAAACAAAATTGTTCCACCAATCAATGGTACAGGCTTTTTGTGATTTTTCCTATCGTTAGGATGTTCAACTAAGAAACCCGTTTTCTTTGAGATTATACTTAAGAGTAGAGTGAATATCAGTAATAAAAAAGTTGTTGTACCAATATTTGTCAACGGTATTTCCTCCGGATTTTATGTTTTCTATTGTTTTAAAAACAAAGATATGTAAAACAAGGATATTGCTATATTCCAAGCGGTAAACACACCAACAATCTTTTCTTCCTTCCAACCAAGCAATTCGAAATGATGATGTACAGGTGCCATCTTAAAGATTCTTTTACCTCGTAGTTTAAATGAGCCAACTTGTAAGATAACACTAATTGTTTCAAACAAAAAGATAGGAGTAAAGAAAATTAGCGCAAGCTCTTGTCCTTTCATAAGCGCATACGTGGAAATGTACGCTCCAAGAGTTAATGAGCCAGTATCTCCCATGAACACTTTTGCTGGTCTTGTATTATACGCCAAGAAGGCAAGAACAGGCATTATTATTACAAATATAGCCTTATAATCAACTTCTCCTCGGGCGAAAAATACAAATGGAAACATACTGGATACAAAAACCCAACCTGCTAATCCGTCTATTCCGTCTGTTAGGTTTGTCGCATTTGAATAACCAGATATAAGAAGCATTACAAAAATGTAGAAAAACCACTTTGGAACTGGCAGACCAAAGATAACACTTTCCCTGTGCTGAAGCAGCGTGTGAGCGATCCATAAAGAAAATCCAAATTGTAAAAATAGCTTTTGCCAGGCTTTTAAACCAAGTGAACGTTTTTTTACAATGCTAACAAAATCGTCTAGAAAACCTATAAATCCATAAAACACCAACGTAAGTAAAAGTTCCAAAGGCAACCTTAGGAAAATTCCACCAAGTACTGATAAGGTTATAAAAACTACCCCGCCAGCAGTTGGTGTACCTTCTTTGTAATTATGTAGGTCTGGACCTTCTTGTCTAATGTATTGTCCAAGTTTTAGCTTTTTCATGTATGCAATGAACTTTGGGAAGATCACTATCCCTGCCAAAAATTCCAAGAATAATACTATAGCACTGTAAATATTCATTAATTTTTTCCCCCTTTAATTGTTTAGTTTGACAGTATTTCATCAACCACTTTATCAAGTCCCACAGCACGTGAAGCTTTTAAGTATATAGTTCCATCAAAATGTTTTTTAAGGATTTTTTCTTTTAAAAAATTCACTATCTCTGTGCTTTCAGCACTTCTGAAAATAACGTTATTAGAGTTAATGTCTTTAGACTCTTCCTCTTTATCGTAAACAATAACTCCATCAAGATTTTCAAGTAACTTAGAAAGCTCTGTGTGATAGTACTTTGAATATTCACCAAGTTCTTTCATCGCTCCAACAACTGCATACCTTGGGGATGGAAAATTTTCTAAAATCTCTTCTATGCCTGTCTTGAACGATTCAAAACTTGCATTGTAAGTATCATCAATCAGGAATCCGTGGTCAATGCTGTGCACGTTAAATCTTCCCTTTGGCGGTTTAAATTCGAAAAGATTTTTTGGATTAAATATAATATCAAGCATATCCGTAATACCAAATGCAACAAGAACGGATAGTGCCATTGGTTTCGTCCAATAACCTGGTAATTGATAGTAATATTCCTGGTTTTCGTATTTGAACGTCAGTAATGTTGTCTTTCCATTATACTCCCTGCTTTTGAGCAAATAATCTCCACCGCTGATACCAAAATATCTGCATTTTTCACATCTCATTCTCTCATCGTCATAATTTACAAGTGCTCTTTTCGAATTTTCAACAATTTGCCATTTACCTTTGAAGATCTCCATAACGCTTCCAGCAATACCGATGTGCGCACTTCCAACGTTCAATAAGACACCTATCTCAGGTGGAAAGTATCTACATAGATACTGAATATCTCCAACATTTCGTTGAGCCATTTCAAGTACTAATATTTTTTCCCCCTTGTAAGAATTAATAATACAAAGGGGTAATCCTATCTCAGAATTCAAATTACCTTCATTTCTAAAAGTAGGAATTTCAGCGTTAAGCACGTTTGCAACTATTTCTTTTGTTGTGGTCTTTCCGTTAGAACCTGTTATACCTATTATTTTTCCATTTGCCTTTTGAATTATCTTTCCTGCCAATTCATTTAAAAATTCCACGGTGTTGGGCACAATTACTTGATTTTCCACACCAACATTTCTTTCCACAAGTACGGCAAATGCACCATTCTCGATAGCTTGTCTTGAAAAATCATGACCATCGACACGATTCCCTTTGATAGCTACGAATACATCACCTGGTTTAACTTCCCTTGAATCTACGACAAACCTATGACCAACTAAATCCGTGAGTTTCAATGCCATCTTCATCACACTCTTTCCAATTTTCTCATTTAGTCTTTTGAAGAATGGTTCTTGTTTATTTTTGAAAAAATTATATCTAGGGCAACATCTCTATCTTTGAATGGGATTTTCAATGTTTCCGAGAAAAACTGATAAGGTTCATGCCCTCGGCCGGTTATAAGTACAACATCTCCTCTTGTTGCCAAAGTTATTGCTGTATCAATCGCTTCCTTTCTGTCAAGAACAGTTAAAGACAACGAATTCGGTTTGATGCCTTTCTCTACCTCTCGTATAATTTCTTCAGGATCCTCGCCTCTTGGGTCATCGGTTGTGAGTATAGCTATATCTGCCAGTTGTGTCACAACTTCTGCCATCATCGGTCTTTTACCCCTATCTGCCTGTCCGCCAGCACCGTAAACAACAATTATCCTACCTTTCGCAATTTTCCTGGCGCTTTTTATAACCTTTTCAAGCGCATCTGGCGAATGGGCAAAGTCGATCACAACTTCTATACCAAGTCTTCTTGCTTCAGGTATAGGTTCGAATCTACCCTCAACACCTCGAAAAGTTGATATGTAACTTATTACTTCGTCAAGTTCGTATCCAATTTCAACAAGTCCAGCTAAAACAAGTGTTACATTAAATGCGTTGTATTCACCTATCATCTGTGTATAAACTTTTCTTATTCCATGTGGAGTATGCAACATAAACGTTGTACCGTTCCATCCAGTTGTAATGTTTGAGATTTTGTAAGTTGAATCGTCGGTTGTTCCGTAAGTTACTAATCTCGGAACTTTTTTACCGTTCAAATAATGGAGATAATCTGAATTTACAACCGCTACACCATCTTTTTTCAAAAGATCAAAGATATGAATCTTTGAATTTACGTAGTGTTCAAAGGTTGGATGATAATCTAAATGATCTCTTGTAATGTTAGTCAGACCAGCTATATCAAATCGCACAGTCTCAACTCTACCTTGATCAAGAGAATGAGAAGAAACCTCCATAGAGTAATAACTACCGCCATTTTTATAAGTTTTTGCCATATTGTCTAAGATAGTTACAGCATCTGGTGTTGTGTTATGAATATAAAACTTATCACCAAGAATATCGTTCATAACAGTACCTGAAAGACTCCCAGTTAATCCAAACTGTTGCATAATATGATGAAATAAATGAGCACAAGTTGTTTTTCCGTTTGTACCCGTAACACCGAAGGTTATCAAATATTTGTACGGATGTTCATAGAATTCGGCAGCTATGTACGCTTCTGCTAATCGACTGTCGTACACCTGTACATAAGGTAACTTTTCGTTTATTTCTCTCTCAGTTACAAATGCCAATACATTTCCTTCCGAATATAGCTTCTCAGCAATAGTGTGAGAATCAAATTTAGTACCTTTTCTACATATGAAAATGGAGGCATCTGAAAGCTTATTAGAGTTGTTTGATATAAACTTAACTTCTGCGTTTTTTAGTTCTTCTGGTAAATTTATCTTAACGATAAATCTTTCGATGGCTTCAAGTAATCTTCCCAGCTTCAACGCGCTCACCTCTCTGAAAAAATTGGTGAATAACTTTTCAATTCACTGAAATTATAACACCTTAGCAAAATTATTCAACTGTATAATAAAACACAAACAAATCCCTCAGTCTAATGAGAGATATGTTCTAAGTAAACGATGTAACTCTCTATAAAATTCACCATAAATTAAAAAGCACAAGTTTGCCTCAACGCATTCTTGAAAATTTCTATATCGTTTTGCAAATCTTCTTTTTGAAAGGTAACTTTATTGCTAATTGCATGTTGAATGTTTTCAATGTAAGCTTGTGCAGTCTGCTCCCATGAATACTTTTTTGCTAACATAAGAGACTTCGCATTATCAAATTGCTCCAAGCAGACAAAGAGCTTACTTGATATATCTTCCAAATCTTCAGGATCTATTAATAAACCCTCACCATTAGATATAATCTCAGATGGTCCTCCATTCTTTGTTGCTACTATCTTAAGTCCACAAGCGGCAGCCTCAACAATGGCAAGTCCAAAAGGTTCGTAAATAGCCGGCAAGACAAATACAGAACCCCGAGTTGCTGCAATACGGTACAAAGCTGCTAAACTTTTTTGATCTGTTATATTCAAGAAAAACACACTTTTGTTAATTTCATCTCTAATTTGTTCCAATATTTCCGCCAATATTAGTGATTCTTCATTATGATGGGTTTTCACATATTTTTCAACATCGTCAACACCGCGTACAACAATAACAAGATTAGACGACTCTTTTAGCCTTTTATCGTTCATAAAGGCTTTAACAACGGATATGTGATTTTTCTTCTTATCAATTCTGCTTGACATTAATATGAATGGAAGTCTCTGCCTTTTCAGAGATGTTCTGGACAACACTTGATTCAGATACTTTTCTATTAGTGTATCGTGTTCTTGGCGTTCTGTTGTGAAAATCTTTTGGTTAATTCCAGGAGGAATGACCTTAAATTTTTTGCTGTAAGGATCTGAGTTATATAATTTATGGGAATATTGTTCATATCTTTCTTGAGACGTACTACAAACAACGAATGAAGAGTATTTGATAGACAAATTCTCTGCAAGTATTCTCACTGAAAATCTGTATTTTTTCTCAATTTCATCTGCACTAGCACCACTTTTCATCAGCTTTTCAAGTTTCCAAGCTCCAAGTGAATGTGCCGTAAAAGAGAAAGGCACACCTGTTTTAGCCAAAAATATTACACCACTTATGCCACCATCTCCATAGTGTGTAGTCACAAAATCTGGAAAATCTCCCTCTTGCTCATAAAATCTTACTATACCATCGACATAATCTGGAAGATGAGACCATAAGTCTTCCTTTCGGAGGAATTTTTCGCCACCAAATGGTATACGAATTATTCTGAGATTTGGAGTATCGGGATAATAATCAAAAGGTTCTGAGAATTCTGGCCAGTCTTCATCTATTATTTGCCTTGTTATGATATCTACTTCAATACCTTTAGCAGCCATTGCCTTAGCCATTTCTTTTACATAAACGAGTTGACCACCAAAATCAGGGTGCTCCGTTAGATGACTGTCGTTTTTATCAAAGTTTCCTTGGGGATTGAAAAAAGCTATTTTCTTAATACCAAACTCGCTCATAATTCTTCCTCCAAAATCTTCTTATTGATAGTTACATCAGCACCAGTAAAGCCAAGGATGTAAGCAGCTATTTTACTTCCAAGTTTGCACGCGTTGACAAAATTCTTACCAGATAATATACCGTAGTAAATACCAGCCCAAAAACCATCGCCTGCCCCAGTTGAATCGACGACCGTTTTGGCATCACTTGGTATGTGCACGATTCCGTTACTTTCCGCAGATGATACAAACGCTCCGTATTTACCAGCCGTTAAAACTACGTGTTTGACACCGTGCTCGTGAAATTGTTCAATATAGAATTTTGCACTTTCTTCTACTGAATAATTTACTTCGCCAAAAATTGCTGTTGCATCGTCTAATGACGGCTTCGAATAAGACGAGAAACTAAGCACTTCTTTGACTCTATCTAATACGATCCTTTTACAATCAAATAGTTTATCACGACAATTTGGATCAAAAGATATTTCAATTCCATGCATTTTGGCATGTTCCACGATTTTCCGCAATTGTTTGAAACTTACCTCAAACGAAAGAGGCCAGCAACTGATGTGCATTAGTTTAACATCATCAAATATATCCTCAGTTGAAAAATTCAAAAACCTATCGGCACCTCTTATAACAAAGAAATCAGGGCTTTCTTGTGTTTTTTGGACGAAAACAAGGCTAGTTCCAAAATACTTATCAAACTGCACGTGTTTTACATCAACACCACAACGTTTTAAACTTGAAACTATCTTGTAACCAATTATATCTTCTCCGACGCGAGAAAGAATTCTTGTTGGAATACCAAGTTGAGAAAGATATTTTGCGATATTACCAGGCGAACCTCCTATCCTTAGCAAATAATTTTCAGCATTCTCAAATTTATCTTCTGTAATCAAATCAGCGAGTAATTCTCCCACAAACAATACCAAATTCCCACACTCCTTATGCTAAAACACTTTATCCCTTCACTGCACCTGAGCTTAAACCAGCTATGATTCTGTTTTGGAAAATCAAAACGAGTGTAACAAGTGGTACTGTTACGATAACTGCTGCTGCCATAAGCTGTCCCCAAGGTTGTTCATACTGACTTCTACCAGCAAACATTGCTATAGCAACTGGAACTGTATAATAATCAGGCTTCTGCATAAAAGTGAAAGCAAATAAAAACTCGTTCCAAGCGCTGATAAATGTTAACAAACCTGTTGCTACGAGTCCTGGAGCCGACATAGGAAAGACTATTTGAAAGAGAGTCCTTAATCTTGAACATCCATCGATAGCGGCAGCTTCTTCTATTTCTTTTGGCAAATCACGGAAAAAGTTTTGGAGAATCCATGTAGTTAAAGGTAACGTAATTGCAACGTATGGGATTATAAGTCCCTGATAAGTATTTATAAATCCCAACCTTCTTAAAATTACAAACAAAGAACCAAGAATAGAAATTTGTGGAAACATACTTACTGAAAGTATGAGTGCCATTACAATTGCCTTGCCTTTCATATGCAATCTTGCGATAGCATATCCGGCAAATGAACCAAAAATAAGTGTCAAGATCGTTGTTACACCAGAAACAATCACACTGTTAATTATATTAACATGGAACGGTCTCTCTTGGAAGACTTTCACGTAGTTTGAAAAAGTTGGATTTCTTGGTACCAACGTAGGATTTGACTCAAACAGTTCTATATTTGGTTTTAGCGAAGAAACAATAGCCCAATAGAATGGGAAGATGCACCATAAAAGTACGAAAATTACCGAAAAAGCTAATACAATATTGTATATAATTTTTCTGGTTTTTGTCGACATTAATTTCACCCCACCGATCAATCTAACTTAAGTTTCAAAGATTTTATATAAATAATCGCAAATATTGAAATCAAAATGAATATAACCACTGAAAGTGAAGAACCATATCCAAACCATGAACCAGTGAATGCTCTATCCATCAAAAGTACTCTGTTATAAACAGCAAGAGTTTCCGTATTTACACTTCCACGAGTCATTATGAAGACAACATCAAAAACTCTCAACGCATCAAGTGTTCTAAAGATAAGAGCTACAGCAATGGTTGACCTTAGCATAGGTAAGGTTATCTTTGTAAAACGCTGCCACAAATTTGCTCCATCTATTCTTGCGGCTTCGTACAATTCTTCCGGTATAAGTTGCAACCCTGCTAAGATCAAGAGTGCCATGAACGGTGTCGTTTTCCACACATCTACAGCAATGATTGCCCACATTGCTGTTTTTGGTGTACCAAGTATAGGTACACCTGGTTCAATCACGTGTAAAGTTTCGAGCAACTTTGTCATGATACCACCTTGGTCATTGAACATCCATTTCCACATTTGAGAGGATATTGCCGTTGGAATTGCCCAAGGTATAAGCATAGCTGCCCTTACAATGCCTCGAAATCGAAACGGCTGATTAACTATGAGTGCTATAATTAATCCGAAAACAGTTTCCAAGGCTACTGATACAATAGTGAAAAAAACCGTATTATTCAACGCCGCGATGAACCTTTCATCTTTAAACAAATCTATGTAATTTTTCACACCAACAAATTTTCTTTGAATGTCGGGTCTTAATCCAAATTCGTAAAAGCTATCGTAAAAAGTCTTAAAAAGTGGAAAGAATGCAATGACAGATATAACAACAATAGCTGGTAAGATCATCCACCAGGCTACAACCGTTTCTTTTGTCTTAACTTTCAAATTCTTCACCTCCAGGGCTGAGACAGTTTGGAATATTTTACAAAAGCCGGGGACATATAGTCCCCGGCAAAAAACACACTAACTTGGGACCGTTTATTTACCAAGTACCTTATTAAGTTCTTTTGCCATCTCTTCAATTGCCTTTTGAGGTGACATTTGTTGTGTTAAAGCTGAGTGTGTGTATTTTTGAATAACATCAGAAATTTCACTGTACTTTGCTGTTCTCGGTCTTGGTGCCGCATTTATAAACATTCCGTAGAGCTCAACCATAAAAGGTGCTGCCTTTTTGAGCTCCGGATTCTTGTAGACATCCATCATTGTTGGGTTCTGACCTGCGTTGATTGCTTTGTAAAGTTGTTCGTCATAACTTGTTAAGAACTTTACAAGCTTTTTCGCTGCTGCTTTTTCTTCTGCTGTCGCGTTCTTGTTTATGCCAAGCATCCATCCACCGAGTGTAGCAGCTGATTTACCAGATGGACCTGCTGGAAGAGGAGCAACCCCAACTTTACCAGCAACCTTAGATTCTTTTGGATTATTCAAAAGTGACCAAGCATATGGCCAATTTCTCATAAAGACTGCTTCTCCATTTTGGAATTTTCGTCTCGCTTCTTCCTCCATGTAGGTTGTTACAGCTTGTGGGGAAACCTTCTCTTTGTAGATGAGATCAACCATGAATTGCAATGCTTTAACAGCAGCAGGGCTATTAATTATAACATTACCTGCATCATCAAGTACATCTCCACCAAACGAGATTAAATACTCCATGAAGTCACAAACCAGACCTTCATATCTTGCACCTTGCCAAACAAAGCCAACAATGTTCTTTTCTTTGGCTGTGATCGTTTTTGCAATCTTGACAAGTTCATCCCACGTTTTTGGAGGATTTTTAAAACCATATT
It encodes:
- the mraY gene encoding phospho-N-acetylmuramoyl-pentapeptide-transferase — encoded protein: MNIYSAIVLFLEFLAGIVIFPKFIAYMKKLKLGQYIRQEGPDLHNYKEGTPTAGGVVFITLSVLGGIFLRLPLELLLTLVFYGFIGFLDDFVSIVKKRSLGLKAWQKLFLQFGFSLWIAHTLLQHRESVIFGLPVPKWFFYIFVMLLISGYSNATNLTDGIDGLAGWVFVSSMFPFVFFARGEVDYKAIFVIIMPVLAFLAYNTRPAKVFMGDTGSLTLGAYISTYALMKGQELALIFFTPIFLFETISVILQVGSFKLRGKRIFKMAPVHHHFELLGWKEEKIVGVFTAWNIAISLFYISLFLKQ
- the murF gene encoding UDP-N-acetylmuramoyl-tripeptide--D-alanyl-D-alanine ligase gives rise to the protein MALKLTDLVGHRFVVDSREVKPGDVFVAIKGNRVDGHDFSRQAIENGAFAVLVERNVGVENQVIVPNTVEFLNELAGKIIQKANGKIIGITGSNGKTTTKEIVANVLNAEIPTFRNEGNLNSEIGLPLCIINSYKGEKILVLEMAQRNVGDIQYLCRYFPPEIGVLLNVGSAHIGIAGSVMEIFKGKWQIVENSKRALVNYDDERMRCEKCRYFGISGGDYLLKSREYNGKTTLLTFKYENQEYYYQLPGYWTKPMALSVLVAFGITDMLDIIFNPKNLFEFKPPKGRFNVHSIDHGFLIDDTYNASFESFKTGIEEILENFPSPRYAVVGAMKELGEYSKYYHTELSKLLENLDGVIVYDKEEESKDINSNNVIFRSAESTEIVNFLKEKILKKHFDGTIYLKASRAVGLDKVVDEILSN
- a CDS encoding UDP-N-acetylmuramoyl-L-alanyl-D-glutamate--2,6-diaminopimelate ligase translates to MKLGRLLEAIERFIVKINLPEELKNAEVKFISNNSNKLSDASIFICRKGTKFDSHTIAEKLYSEGNVLAFVTEREINEKLPYVQVYDSRLAEAYIAAEFYEHPYKYLITFGVTGTNGKTTCAHLFHHIMQQFGLTGSLSGTVMNDILGDKFYIHNTTPDAVTILDNMAKTYKNGGSYYSMEVSSHSLDQGRVETVRFDIAGLTNITRDHLDYHPTFEHYVNSKIHIFDLLKKDGVAVVNSDYLHYLNGKKVPRLVTYGTTDDSTYKISNITTGWNGTTFMLHTPHGIRKVYTQMIGEYNAFNVTLVLAGLVEIGYELDEVISYISTFRGVEGRFEPIPEARRLGIEVVIDFAHSPDALEKVIKSARKIAKGRIIVVYGAGGQADRGKRPMMAEVVTQLADIAILTTDDPRGEDPEEIIREVEKGIKPNSLSLTVLDRKEAIDTAITLATRGDVVLITGRGHEPYQFFSETLKIPFKDRDVALDIIFSKINKNHSSKD
- a CDS encoding glycosyltransferase — its product is MSEFGIKKIAFFNPQGNFDKNDSHLTEHPDFGGQLVYVKEMAKAMAAKGIEVDIITRQIIDEDWPEFSEPFDYYPDTPNLRIIRIPFGGEKFLRKEDLWSHLPDYVDGIVRFYEQEGDFPDFVTTHYGDGGISGVIFLAKTGVPFSFTAHSLGAWKLEKLMKSGASADEIEKKYRFSVRILAENLSIKYSSFVVCSTSQERYEQYSHKLYNSDPYSKKFKVIPPGINQKIFTTERQEHDTLIEKYLNQVLSRTSLKRQRLPFILMSSRIDKKKNHISVVKAFMNDKRLKESSNLVIVVRGVDDVEKYVKTHHNEESLILAEILEQIRDEINKSVFFLNITDQKSLAALYRIAATRGSVFVLPAIYEPFGLAIVEAAACGLKIVATKNGGPSEIISNGEGLLIDPEDLEDISSKLFVCLEQFDNAKSLMLAKKYSWEQTAQAYIENIQHAISNKVTFQKEDLQNDIEIFKNALRQTCAF
- a CDS encoding sugar kinase, with protein sequence MVLFVGELLADLITEDKFENAENYLLRIGGSPGNIAKYLSQLGIPTRILSRVGEDIIGYKIVSSLKRCGVDVKHVQFDKYFGTSLVFVQKTQESPDFFVIRGADRFLNFSTEDIFDDVKLMHISCWPLSFEVSFKQLRKIVEHAKMHGIEISFDPNCRDKLFDCKRIVLDRVKEVLSFSSYSKPSLDDATAIFGEVNYSVEESAKFYIEQFHEHGVKHVVLTAGKYGAFVSSAESNGIVHIPSDAKTVVDSTGAGDGFWAGIYYGILSGKNFVNACKLGSKIAAYILGFTGADVTINKKILEEEL
- a CDS encoding carbohydrate ABC transporter permease, whose product is MSTKTRKIIYNIVLAFSVIFVLLWCIFPFYWAIVSSLKPNIELFESNPTLVPRNPTFSNYVKVFQERPFHVNIINSVIVSGVTTILTLIFGSFAGYAIARLHMKGKAIVMALILSVSMFPQISILGSLFVILRRLGFINTYQGLIIPYVAITLPLTTWILQNFFRDLPKEIEEAAAIDGCSRLRTLFQIVFPMSAPGLVATGLLTFISAWNEFLFAFTFMQKPDYYTVPVAIAMFAGRSQYEQPWGQLMAAAVIVTVPLVTLVLIFQNRIIAGLSSGAVKG
- a CDS encoding sugar ABC transporter permease; translated protein: MILPAIVVISVIAFFPLFKTFYDSFYEFGLRPDIQRKFVGVKNYIDLFKDERFIAALNNTVFFTIVSVALETVFGLIIALIVNQPFRFRGIVRAAMLIPWAIPTAISSQMWKWMFNDQGGIMTKLLETLHVIEPGVPILGTPKTAMWAIIAVDVWKTTPFMALLILAGLQLIPEELYEAARIDGANLWQRFTKITLPMLRSTIAVALIFRTLDALRVFDVVFIMTRGSVNTETLAVYNRVLLMDRAFTGSWFGYGSSLSVVIFILISIFAIIYIKSLKLKLD
- a CDS encoding ABC transporter substrate-binding protein, producing the protein MRKVVLFALLLVLSVVAFSRVTITMTAGAVGKELEVLYAQLDRFMKANPDIKVSVMPMPNSSTERHDLYVTYLASGEKEPTVLMLDVIWPAEFAPYLEDLSADKSYFELDKFLPGTVKAATVGGKIVAIPWFTDAGLLYYRKDLLEKYGFKNPPKTWDELVKIAKTITAKEKNIVGFVWQGARYEGLVCDFMEYLISFGGDVLDDAGNVIINSPAAVKALQFMVDLIYKEKVSPQAVTTYMEEEARRKFQNGEAVFMRNWPYAWSLLNNPKESKVAGKVGVAPLPAGPSGKSAATLGGWMLGINKNATAEEKAAAKKLVKFLTSYDEQLYKAINAGQNPTMMDVYKNPELKKAAPFMVELYGMFINAAPRPRTAKYSEISDVIQKYTHSALTQQMSPQKAIEEMAKELNKVLGK